One segment of Mycobacterium spongiae DNA contains the following:
- a CDS encoding DUF4178 domain-containing protein, translating into MGTLLVVAAVALYIASIMVLRKGLRQPKSPTQPRKRENPRSPSSMPQFGPSHLGPGAIVSYGGVDYVVRGSVTFREGSFVWWEHLLEGGDQPIWFSVEDDDGGPELAIWIKRTDLELEPGGMHGVNGVVYREADRGTAEYSTEGTTGLPPGGEMDYVDYSDDDETALLSFERWAPTMPWEISTGRSVQPGEVTVYPAPPASA; encoded by the coding sequence GTGGGAACACTGCTGGTCGTGGCCGCCGTGGCCCTGTACATCGCGTCGATCATGGTCCTGCGGAAGGGGCTGCGACAGCCCAAGTCACCCACCCAGCCACGCAAGCGCGAGAACCCGCGGTCACCGAGCTCGATGCCCCAGTTCGGGCCAAGCCATCTGGGTCCCGGTGCGATCGTCAGCTACGGCGGAGTGGACTACGTGGTGCGCGGGTCGGTCACCTTCCGCGAGGGCTCATTCGTCTGGTGGGAGCACCTCTTGGAAGGCGGCGACCAGCCGATCTGGTTCAGCGTCGAGGACGACGACGGCGGGCCTGAACTCGCCATCTGGATCAAGCGCACGGATCTCGAACTGGAACCTGGCGGCATGCACGGGGTCAACGGCGTCGTGTACCGGGAAGCCGATCGCGGCACTGCCGAGTACAGCACCGAAGGTACGACGGGCCTGCCGCCGGGCGGCGAGATGGACTATGTCGACTACTCCGACGACGACGAGACCGCGCTGCTCTCGTTCGAGCGCTGGGCACCGACTATGCCATGGGAGATATCGACCGGCAGATCGGTGCAGCCCGGCGAAGTCACCGTCTACCCCGCGCCCCCAGCCTCCGCGTAG